CCGCCAGTGTGAGTTTCTATCTGTTGTCGTCTCGATTTTACCTAATTCGGTAACCTTATTGACACAATCCAGAAAagaacatatataaattcTCATTTATAAGCAATCGGAGAAATACATTGGACATATGGGCCAAATTAAATACTATTTACTGCCTACAAACCTGCCTATACACTTTCTCTTTGGCTGTGTTGTTCACTTTTGGCTTATGCATTATGGAAAGCGGTTTTGTATCAAATACATTATTACATAATCGATGATTTTCGTATGATGTTATATTCGTATGTAGtgatttgaagaaaaattggaattttggaaattcGTCAAACCCTTCCAATGCGTGTGACATACTATGTAGAATacattttattattagGTATTGTAATATGCATATCCTCTCTTGTTTAGACATCTCTTCGTTGGCAGAAGGAAGCTGGTAGTAGTAAATTGCTGAGGTTTTTAATTGTGTTGGTAATATCAATATGGTGCAGATTAGTGAAGTGAAGGATCAATCAAGTGGCAATACTGGAGCAGTTGCGGCTAGGACGGCGGCTCATACGCACATCAAAGGGCTTGGTTTAGATGAATTTGGTGTTGCGAAGCAGGTGGAGGGGGGTTTTGTTGGACAGGTGGAGGCGCGTGAAGCGTGTGGGGTGCTTGTAGATCTGATCAAGTCCAAGAGGATGTCAGGGAAGGCTATTTTGCTTGCCGGTGGGCCTTCCACTGGTAAGACGGCTTTGGCGCTGGCTATAACTCAGGAATTGGGTCCCAAAGTGCCTTTCTGCCCGTTAGTTGGTTCAGAGCTGTATTCTGCGGAGGTGAAGAAGACGGAGACTCTGATGGAGAATTTCAGACGAGCCATTGGATTGCGGATAAAAGAGACGAAGGAGGTTTATGAAGGTGAGGTAACTGAGTTAACCCCAGAAGAAGCGGAGAATCCATTGGGAGGATATGGCAAGACAATTTCCTATGTAGTTGTTGGGTTGAAGTCTGCAAAGGGAACCAAGACGTTGCGATTAGATCCTACTATTTACGAAAGTATCCAGCGTGAAAAGGTTAGCGTCGGTGATGTAATTTATATTGAGTCCAATTCTGGTGCTGTGAAACGGGTGGGGAGATCTGACGCGTACGCTACTGAATTCGATTTGGAGGCAGAGGAGTACGTTCCGCTGCCCAAAGGTGAAGTGCataagaaaaaggaaattaTTCAAGATGTTACATTGCATGATCTAGATGTGGCGAACGCTAGGCCTCAAGGTGGCCAAGATGTTATCTCTATGATGGGCCAGCTAATGAAACCCAAAAAGACTGAGATCACAGAGAAGTTGAGACACGAAGTAAACAAGGTCGTAGCAACATACATTGAACAAGGTGTGGCTGAGTTGGTGCCGGGTGTTTTGTTCATTGACGAAGTAAACATGTTAGATATTGAAATCTTTACCTATCTAAACAGAGCCCTGGAATCCTCAATTGCTCCAATCGTTGTATTGGCCTCGAATAGAGGGATGAATACTGTTCGTGGTACAGATGATGTAGTTTCTCCCCATGGAATTCCGCCAGATTTGATTGATAGACTACTGATTGTGCGTACTTTGCCATACAACAGACAAGAGATTCGCAcaattattgaaaagaGAGCAAAAGTTGAAAACTTGGATCTTAAAGAAGATAGTTTGGATCTTTTAGCTACAATGGGTGCAGATACCTCTTTACGTTATGTATTGCAGCTATTATCTCCATCAGGAATCTTGGCTAATTCCTCTGGCCGTTCTGAGATTCTTCCCTCGGACATTGAAGAAGCGAAACTTCTGTTTTTGGATGCAAAGAGGTCCACCAAAATCCTAGAATCAAGTGCAAACTATTTGTAAAACACAAATTGAAGGGGATACTACGTAACTTTTGCCTTGAATAAGTTTATCtgtaaaaatatatttggattaCCTTTCATAGTATGTATGGATGCGCTTGTGTCCATATATGTTTGACAAACATAAAAAAGAGCTGCtatcatcattaaaaatagaCAATTATGTTTACATCTGATATATAGTAGTTCCCATGTTTCTGTAGACTCTCGAGATTATATAATTGCTAGTTAAATCACTCAATCTGGGCCAGCTCTTGAAGAAAAGCGCTAGGTGTAGTTATAGCAGTGCTGCCGTATACAATCTTTTTAGAACCTTGCTGATGAGCCCATTCTTGCAAGTTTTGGTATTCGAGGTAATTCCCACCcccaacaacaaatacaagAGCTTTGTTGTAGTACTGTCTCTTCGGTTTCTGGGAGTGTGTACCACGTACTGCTTTAGGatcaaaatacaaataatCATCAGTCACTTCCAAACTATCATGAGAACTATCCATAGGATCCATGATTGAAGCAAGCGCATTGGTCACTGGAATAGCCTTCTTGTCTGGTAAAAGTTTCTTTATGCCAGATATTAACGAACCAACGCCACCTTGGATCTTGCCCTCAGTTAATCCTAGTAGTTTATTGGATAAACCACTGAGCAACTGAGATGAGTTGGTGTTTGCCCCCgcattattatcattcaCGCTAGCGTCGTTTTTCAATGGCATAGTAGACAATTTTAGTAACTCTCTAAATctgtaaatatatttcaatggACTGGTATCATAATTATTTTCTTGGAAGTATTTTTCAACCTTTTGGACAAAATCTTTAGGAAGGCCATCGTGAGACATCAAATACATTATTATAAAGGTCCGCAACTTATCTTCCAAATTATTAATCCTACCATCTTCCAATATCTCTAAATAAGACTGTCTAAGTTTCACAGAATCACTTGCCTGTTCAATTTCGAAAAAAGCATCTAAACCTTTACTTTCCAATTCTCTTAGCAATGCAGCCAAAACGTTCATATGTGTATCAATGATGTTCTTCCTGGCAGTTAATTGTGGCAATTTATTGACAGCCTCCTGAATCTGGATTGTGTCATTTTGGGAATTGGGATCCAAATCGCCGATATTATTGACTCCTGTTCTCCTAGTAATCTCCTCTGCTTCAGCCTTATATCCGGCTAAAGCTGCTTCTACATTTTCAACAGCGTCAGGAAAGGGTAAATGTGCGTTTGCAGTCCAGAAAAAGTCTTTGGGTTCAATATCCATCTTCCTATTTACAACTTGACCTTGTTCGTTCTTAGAAGGTATGGTTATAGTGTTTCTGGCCAATTTAAAAACGTCAAACACTAAACACTGGTAAACCCAGGAATGTGCAAACATAGATGGTAAATCAATATTTCTGTCCAAAATAACCAGCACAAATCTTTCTAAAGAATTGTTTATATTAGAACCGGTGCTAGTTCTGGTGCTGATAACATAATCACGTAATTTACTCTCTAGCTTTTGGGATACCATCTCGGCTGGTCCACCTCTTGGGGCACGTATAATTGGAGTTGAACCTAGAGTTAACACAACACTGTATAATCCATTGGCAATTTTATCACACAGTTGCGTAATCGTATCCTCGCTTGATCGAGGATCATTAATCAAACTGTAGGCGTTTTCCATGCCCAATGAAAAGAGCTCGGATTCTGTGACTAcaaaatccaaatattgatcATAAACCTGTTTAATCTTAGTGGCTTTCCCTATTGCAGATACTTGCCTTGCAAAATCCTCCAAAAACTCCCTTTTTAACGACGAAGTGAAGTTAACATAGAAATCAGCATACTTATCATTCTTTAAATCTTGCACTATCAAATCAATATTCTCCTGAGTGGGTtgtacaaaatatataacagGAACATCAGGGAGTGGAGATCtgttttgtttaataaGTGAATGTACAGTTACCCCAGATTTCAGTAAGTCGTTAACGCGCATAATGGATGAAATAATGGCTGTACTCTTTGAATCTAGCACTAAAACTTTCCAAACaagttcttgttcttctaACCCTGGATTTAGGTCAGCTGAAGCAGAGCTCGTGTTAAACATTAACATCCTTTCTATAATGGCTGTCATTTATTGACTGTTAGTGCTTCAATGTACATCGTGGTAAAAGGATGCTCCTATATTAGAAGGCATACAAATTCTGCGAATCTTGCAAAAGTTAAGTCAACATACCGATCTGCCGGTCCCTCAAAGACATTTCATTATCTAAAGACATAGTGGCTACCTTGCTGCTTATCTTTGGAGTTATATACTTCGGATATCTACAGTTGGAAATATCGTCTGTTAACAACCAAAATAACAGTTCGCTAATTAACAATTTAAGTCACATGAccttataatatatataatacattATTTTATCCCCCTCCCCGGACCATTCATAACTATAGTCATGGCAAACGATTGAGATGGACGGAGCTTCAATTGATTAATTCATGTGAACTGCAGTTTAAAAACTATGAAAGGCGTTTATATAAACGTTATAATGTACAGTTTAATTTCTAACCTGGGGTAGCTTAACTGCTCATCTTAGGATGAGATATTTCGCGACAGGATCAGTGTTGAGGAGTCTCTTTTAGAGTAGATCTACCAGCTCTCAACAGTTCATCACATAATAATAAGTTACTTGCGATGCCATTAGCGCTGTTTATCGCGTTTCTAATAACGCGGTATGAGTCCCAAATACCCTCAATGGTTGGGTCGCAAGAATCACCTGCTTTCAAATCCACACCAACTATTCTACTTTCGTCTTCATCCAATTCATCTTGGCATAATGCTAAAACATCTAATGCATCGTAACCAGAATTTTTAACTAAGGTTTTCGGAACGACTAATAATCCCTCAGCAAATGCTTCAATACCTGTCTTAGTCTTACCTTTAGCACccaatttgtttttgttagACTTTTTCAAGTGATCTGATGCTGCTATAAAAAAGGAACCGGCACCTGGCACCACGGCTTTGTCCTTTAGGACATTTGCAACAGCTCTTAACCCATCCCTCACAGCGTCCTTAGTCTGTGCCAAAGCATGATGGGAGGAACCTTTAATTAAAATAGTACACGATTTTGGATCTTTATTTTCTGTTACAAAGGTGAATTTCTCatcaccaatattttcttgGTAGATCAACCCTGAGTAACCTAACACAGACTGAGACAAATCTTCAACTGAATTTTGAGCCTCACCACCAGTAACCAACTGTAATCTTTCCATGTTACGTCGCTTAGCTCTTCTCAAAGCCAAAATACCATGCTTGGCCAAAACATCCAAGGACATTGGATCGATTCCTTTTTGATTAATAATGACAAAACCCTTATCGGAATCTAGACCACACACCTCATCTTTCAAGTTGATGATTTTCTTCAGtttctcatcaacaaaTTTTCTTTCACTGGCGGCCAACTTGTCCCTTTGCTCTGCAGAGCTGTAAAAAAAGCCCGAGTTTACTTCCGTTTTCTCATATTCAAGAGAGACATTCAAAATGAGAACGTATGCGTTTTCAACTCTACTGGGCATTTCTGGATGCCTTCCGCCGTGATCTAAAACCAGACCTCTCACAAATGTCGTGTCTCTGGGAGACAGGTGTTGCATTTGCATAAGCTCGACCATGTATAGATCCAGCGTGTTGTCCTCCTTGTTATAAACGGATAACACAGCGTCAGTGACAATTGGGGTCAACACCTCAGTTAACTCCGCTGGAATCTTCGTAGACAAAGAGGATCGCGCAACTTGTAACAAGAATTCGCGTTCCAGATCGCCCTCACCATCCTTAACCAATTTGAACTTGTCCAAAAATCCAAGAGTTTCTTTTCTAGCCAATTCAAATCCATCTGTAATGGTTCTAGGATGAACGCCTTCTTGGATATATCTATAGGCTTGTTTCATCAGTTCACCAACAAGACATACAACCGTTGTTGTACCATCACCAGTGATCTCATCTTGAGCAGCTGCCGCACGTGCAATCATAACAGCGGTAGGCGATTGGATCTGCATCTCCGTTAGCAAAACTTTACCATCTTTAGTCAATTTAATATTGCCAGCACCATCAACGAGCATTTTCAATGTGCCCTTAGGACCTAAATTCGTTTCCAAAACAGATTGCAAACCTTCTGCCGAAGTTACATTGACCTTCAATGCAGCATCTCTCCTCAAAGATTCAGCCTTAGGATTCAGCAACTGAACTGACATCACAACAACTTGGTCTTAGAtacaattttttcaaattatcaGATGATAACTACCTAAATGTGCTAATGTATTTTTCTTTCAGAATATATAGTcattttattcaacttaatatcatcaaaatttttgCCACCGTTTTTGGCTTCCCAACTTTCAGGATGGACAACTTAAAAGGTTACCCGGCAACCAACCACATACTGCTTCAGAAGCTGTAACGGTATATATACGTacatatatctatattaCAAATGTACAAGGGGGGTGGGGGGATGGGGGTATATGGCCATgtttaaatgaattaaaatAGGGTTTGTGCGGAGGAAGCAACTCCATATGCAATTTTTTCCACCCTATTTTACTCTTTGTCTTGGCCCTCCTGGAGACTTCTTGTTCCTAGCAGACAAAATCTCGACACCGGTGTCAGTTATCAATAATGTATGTTCGAATTGGGCACTTACTTTACCGTCTTTAGTTGCGGCAGTCCAATCATCAGGCCACGTAATATCATGGTAGACACCTTCGTTAATCATGGGCTCGATGGTAAAAACCATGCCCGGTTTCATTATACCGGAGGTTTTATTGTTAGCATAATGGGCGATGTTTGGAGAACAATGAAAAAATTTACCTACTCCATGCCCACAGTAGGCCCTGACAACGGAACATTTATTGGACTTTGCGTGCTTCTCAATTGTGTCACCCAGGGATTGAAATCTGACACCGGGCTTGCACATTTTGATTGCTGCCTTCAGACATTCTCTTGCAGTTTCCACTGTATTGATGACTTCCTTGCTTATATTTTCCCCAACATAGTAGGTTTCGTTTAAGTCCGCATGCATGCCCTGGTAATAAAGGGATATGTCCAAGTTGACAATATCGCCGTCttttaaaacatatttGTCAGGAATACCGTGACAGATAACCTCGTTGACAGACGTGC
This region of Eremothecium cymbalariae DBVPG#7215 chromosome 4, complete sequence genomic DNA includes:
- the CCT6 gene encoding chaperonin-containing T-complex subunit CCT6 (similar to Ashbya gossypii AGL121W) codes for the protein MSVQLLNPKAESLRRDAALKVNVTSAEGLQSVLETNLGPKGTLKMLVDGAGNIKLTKDGKVLLTEMQIQSPTAVMIARAAAAQDEITGDGTTTVVCLVGELMKQAYRYIQEGVHPRTITDGFELARKETLGFLDKFKLVKDGEGDLEREFLLQVARSSLSTKIPAELTEVLTPIVTDAVLSVYNKEDNTLDLYMVELMQMQHLSPRDTTFVRGLVLDHGGRHPEMPSRVENAYVLILNVSLEYEKTEVNSGFFYSSAEQRDKLAASERKFVDEKLKKIINLKDEVCGLDSDKGFVIINQKGIDPMSLDVLAKHGILALRRAKRRNMERLQLVTGGEAQNSVEDLSQSVLGYSGLIYQENIGDEKFTFVTENKDPKSCTILIKGSSHHALAQTKDAVRDGLRAVANVLKDKAVVPGAGSFFIAASDHLKKSNKNKLGAKGKTKTGIEAFAEGLLVVPKTLVKNSGYDALDVLALCQDELDEDESRIVGVDLKAGDSCDPTIEGIWDSYRVIRNAINSANGIASNLLLCDELLRAGRSTLKETPQH
- the RVB1 gene encoding RuvB family ATP-dependent DNA helicase pontin (similar to Ashbya gossypii AGL119C); this encodes MVQISEVKDQSSGNTGAVAARTAAHTHIKGLGLDEFGVAKQVEGGFVGQVEAREACGVLVDLIKSKRMSGKAILLAGGPSTGKTALALAITQELGPKVPFCPLVGSELYSAEVKKTETLMENFRRAIGLRIKETKEVYEGEVTELTPEEAENPLGGYGKTISYVVVGLKSAKGTKTLRLDPTIYESIQREKVSVGDVIYIESNSGAVKRVGRSDAYATEFDLEAEEYVPLPKGEVHKKKEIIQDVTLHDLDVANARPQGGQDVISMMGQLMKPKKTEITEKLRHEVNKVVATYIEQGVAELVPGVLFIDEVNMLDIEIFTYLNRALESSIAPIVVLASNRGMNTVRGTDDVVSPHGIPPDLIDRLLIVRTLPYNRQEIRTIIEKRAKVENLDLKEDSLDLLATMGADTSLRYVLQLLSPSGILANSSGRSEILPSDIEEAKLLFLDAKRSTKILESSANYL
- the SLY1 gene encoding syntaxin-binding protein (similar to Ashbya gossypii AGL120W 1-intron); the encoded protein is MSLDNEMSLRDRQIAIIERMLMFNTSSASADLNPGLEEQELVWKVLVLDSKSTAIISSIMRVNDLLKSGVTVHSLIKQNRSPLPDVPVIYFVQPTQENIDLIVQDLKNDKYADFYVNFTSSLKREFLEDFARQVSAIGKATKIKQVYDQYLDFVVTESELFSLGMENAYSLINDPRSSEDTITQLCDKIANGLYSVVLTLGSTPIIRAPRGGPAEMVSQKLESKLRDYVISTRTSTGSNINNSLERFVLVILDRNIDLPSMFAHSWVYQCLVFDVFKLARNTITIPSKNEQGQVVNRKMDIEPKDFFWTANAHLPFPDAVENVEAALAGYKAEAEEITRRTGVNNIGDLDPNSQNDTIQIQEAVNKLPQLTARKNIIDTHMNVLAALLRELESKGLDAFFEIEQASDSVKLRQSYLEILEDGRINNLEDKLRTFIIMYLMSHDGLPKDFVQKVEKYFQENNYDTSPLKYIYRFRELLKLSTMPLKNDASVNDNNAGANTNSSQLLSGLSNKLLGLTEGKIQGGVGSLISGIKKLLPDKKAIPVTNALASIMDPMDSSHDSLEVTDDYLYFDPKAVRGTHSQKPKRQYYNKALVFVVGGGNYLEYQNLQEWAHQQGSKKIVYGSTAITTPSAFLQELAQIE